From the genome of Clostridia bacterium:
TACTCAAAATGGACTTATAAAGCACTTTTTGGCTATCGCAGACAGTACCGACAAGCCTGTAATTTTGTACAACGTACCATCCAGAACAGGAGTTAACATATTACCTGAGACTTGTGCTGCCCTATCTGAACATCCCAACATCGTAGCAATAAAAGAGGCTTGCGGTAATATTGATCAAATATCAACTACTGCAGCACTTGTTCAAGGCAAAATGGATATATACAGCGGAGATGACGGTATAATCGTGCCTATACTTGCTTTGGGCGGTATAGGTGTAATAAGTGTTGCATCCAACGCTGTTCCTGAACTAGTATCTAAAATATGCAAAAGCTTTTTTGACGGAGATATACAACTTGCAAGACAATTACAGTTTAAATTAAATCCCCTTGTAAAAGCTCTTTTCTCTGAAGTAAACCCTATTCCTATAAAAGCAGCTATGAATTTATTGGGATTTGATTGCGGTATACCTAGATTGCCTCTTACAGAAATGGAAAATAAAACTGTATTGATCAATGAACTTAAAAAGCTGATACCTAATTTGAACATTTGAGGAAATAATATGATAAATCTTTTGATATGCGGCATAGGCGGAAAAATGGGACATACACTTTTAGCCGCAGCGCAACAAGACAAAGAAAT
Proteins encoded in this window:
- the dapA gene encoding 4-hydroxy-tetrahydrodipicolinate synthase gives rise to the protein MIFKGSGTAIITPFDDDGVNFRTFERLLDYQLENGTDALVVLGTTGEPATMTEKEKNEVLEFAVNHVNGRIPIIAGIGTNSTASSINNAKQAANLGVDALLAVTPYYNKCTQNGLIKHFLAIADSTDKPVILYNVPSRTGVNILPETCAALSEHPNIVAIKEACGNIDQISTTAALVQGKMDIYSGDDGIIVPILALGGIGVISVASNAVPELVSKICKSFFDGDIQLARQLQFKLNPLVKALFSEVNPIPIKAAMNLLGFDCGIPRLPLTEMENKTVLINELKKLIPNLNI